A genome region from Kaistia algarum includes the following:
- a CDS encoding M48 family metalloprotease gives MAARRFRRIAGTGLALVSVVAATLGGAETASAQRGPSIIRDAETETLIQDYIRPIFKVAGIRSTSVELFLVDDPSFNAFVASGQKLVINTGAIIDSKTPNELIGVLAHETGHLAGGHQIQLRQQLETAQRLAMIGGLAGIGAAMAGAAMGSPDAARAGGGIAAGVGEAARRSLLAYQRSEEMAADQSALNYLQKTGQSAKGMMRTFERFIDNTLFSARRANPFLQTHPMPVERLDMITRSAKASPYFNVKDSAALQLRHDMVRAKLAAFTEDAGQVMRRYPPDDVSMPARYARVISAYRNSNSKTALTLLDAMLKDQPKNPYFWELEGQILLESGRGREAIAPLQKAVSLAPKSGLLRIMLGQTLVEAGDPKSIDEAIKNLTVGLQQDPDVGIGYRSLARAYAMRGEIPMADLATAQGEFAEGNYKAAKTHAARAQAAFKRGSPPWIRADDILSFQPPTSK, from the coding sequence ATGGCAGCACGACGCTTCAGGCGGATCGCGGGGACCGGCCTGGCGCTGGTCTCGGTCGTCGCCGCTACATTGGGCGGCGCCGAGACGGCCTCGGCCCAACGCGGTCCCAGCATTATCCGGGATGCCGAGACCGAGACGCTGATCCAGGACTACATCCGTCCGATCTTCAAGGTGGCAGGGATCCGCTCGACATCGGTGGAACTCTTCCTCGTCGATGATCCATCCTTCAATGCCTTTGTCGCGAGCGGCCAGAAATTGGTCATCAACACCGGTGCGATCATCGATTCAAAGACGCCGAACGAATTGATCGGCGTGCTGGCGCACGAGACGGGACACTTGGCTGGCGGCCATCAGATCCAGCTTCGCCAGCAGCTCGAAACGGCCCAGCGGCTCGCCATGATCGGCGGCCTCGCCGGCATTGGTGCGGCGATGGCCGGCGCTGCCATGGGCTCGCCCGACGCGGCAAGGGCGGGGGGCGGCATCGCGGCCGGCGTCGGGGAGGCGGCGCGGCGCTCGCTGCTCGCCTATCAGCGCTCGGAAGAAATGGCAGCCGACCAGTCGGCGCTCAACTATCTGCAGAAGACCGGGCAATCGGCGAAGGGCATGATGCGCACCTTCGAGCGCTTCATCGACAACACGCTGTTTTCGGCGCGCCGCGCCAATCCGTTTCTGCAGACGCATCCGATGCCGGTCGAGCGCCTCGACATGATCACGCGCTCAGCCAAGGCGAGCCCCTATTTCAACGTCAAGGACAGTGCGGCGCTCCAACTGCGCCACGACATGGTCCGCGCCAAGCTCGCCGCCTTCACGGAAGATGCGGGTCAGGTCATGCGGCGCTATCCGCCGGACGACGTATCGATGCCGGCGCGCTATGCCCGCGTCATCTCGGCCTATCGGAACAGCAACAGCAAGACCGCGCTGACGCTGCTGGATGCGATGCTCAAGGATCAGCCGAAGAACCCCTATTTCTGGGAGCTCGAGGGCCAGATCCTCTTGGAAAGCGGCCGCGGGCGCGAGGCGATCGCGCCCTTGCAGAAGGCCGTCTCTCTGGCGCCGAAATCAGGCTTGCTGCGGATTATGCTGGGCCAGACGCTGGTAGAGGCTGGCGATCCGAAATCCATCGACGAGGCGATCAAGAACCTCACCGTCGGCCTGCAGCAGGATCCCGATGTCGGCATTGGCTATCGCAGCCTGGCGCGGGCCTATGCCATGCGCGGCGAGATACCGATGGCGGATCTGGCGACGGCGCAGGGAGAGTTCGCCGAAGGCAATTACAAGGCGGCGAAGACGCATGCGGCAAGGGCTCAGGCAGCTTTCAAGCGCGGCTCGCCGCCATGGATCCGCGCCGACGACATCCTCTCGTTCCAGCCGCCCACGTCGAAGTGA
- a CDS encoding pyridoxal phosphate-dependent aminotransferase: protein MTGQYKGPSRRSDVAPFLAMDVLSAANALEAAGRRILHMEVGEPGAATPRAVREAAIAALQGGRVGYTDALGWRPLRERIARHYGERHGVEVDPGRVAVTTGSSGGFNLAFLAAFDAGDRVAIASPGYPAYANILRALDLEVVELRTRTEDRHAITPALVEAAHREKPLAGLIVASPANPTGTMMTPVALAKLIRTSDALGIRFISDEIYHGLVYDGVAETALATSNEAIVINSFSKYYCMTGWRIGWMILPPSLVRAVERLGQNLYISAPDLSQKAALAAFDATDELERIKDGYAANRKLLLERLPGLGFDDFFPVDGAFYIYASVRRFTNDSAEFARRMLNEAGIAATPGMDFDRSQGDAYIRFSFAGSVTDIDEASQRLGDWLR, encoded by the coding sequence ATGACCGGCCAATACAAGGGACCCTCCCGGCGAAGCGACGTGGCGCCCTTCCTCGCCATGGATGTGCTGTCCGCCGCCAATGCGCTCGAAGCTGCCGGCCGGCGCATCTTGCACATGGAAGTCGGCGAGCCCGGCGCCGCGACCCCGCGCGCCGTCCGCGAGGCGGCGATCGCCGCGCTTCAGGGCGGCCGGGTCGGCTATACGGATGCGCTGGGATGGCGGCCGCTGCGCGAGCGGATCGCCCGGCATTATGGCGAGCGCCACGGCGTCGAGGTCGATCCCGGCCGCGTCGCGGTGACGACGGGTTCGTCGGGCGGCTTCAACCTCGCCTTCCTCGCGGCCTTCGATGCCGGTGACCGTGTCGCCATCGCCAGCCCCGGCTATCCGGCCTATGCCAACATACTGCGCGCGTTGGATCTTGAAGTTGTCGAACTCCGGACCCGGACCGAAGATCGCCATGCGATCACGCCGGCGCTTGTCGAGGCGGCGCACAGGGAGAAGCCGCTCGCCGGCCTCATCGTCGCCAGCCCCGCCAACCCGACGGGCACGATGATGACGCCCGTCGCTCTCGCCAAGCTCATCCGCACCAGCGACGCGCTCGGCATCCGCTTCATTTCCGACGAGATCTATCATGGGCTCGTCTATGACGGCGTCGCCGAGACGGCGCTTGCCACGTCCAACGAGGCGATCGTCATCAACTCGTTCTCGAAATATTACTGCATGACGGGCTGGCGGATCGGCTGGATGATCCTGCCGCCATCGCTGGTGCGCGCCGTCGAGCGGCTGGGCCAGAACCTCTATATCTCGGCGCCCGACCTGTCGCAGAAGGCCGCCCTGGCCGCCTTCGACGCGACCGATGAACTGGAGCGAATCAAGGACGGCTATGCCGCCAATCGCAAGCTGCTGCTCGAACGGCTGCCGGGCCTCGGTTTCGACGATTTCTTCCCAGTCGATGGCGCGTTTTACATTTATGCGTCAGTGCGCCGCTTCACCAATGATTCAGCCGAATTCGCGCGGCGAATGCTAAACGAGGCAGGCATCGCGGCGACGCCGGGCATGGATTTCGACCGCAGCCAGGGCGACGCCTATATACGCTTCTCCTTTGCCGGCTCCGTCACCGACATCGACGAAGCGAGCCAGCGCCTCGGCGACTGGCTGCGCTGA